A genomic region of Azoarcus sp. KH32C contains the following coding sequences:
- a CDS encoding serine protease: MIESLLLTSVRIVTFDGQRQLTNASGFFFAVDQKLFLVTSRHVLYDKSSGHCPDRIELELHTNPDNLAESTGFSVPLFRDGRSLWRQGCDAAGSIDVAVIEMERGALPDKMAYRAFTPAHLPGRLDSVEIGASLLVVGFPLGFHDTLHHMPVVRQAVVASSFGLRFQGEGYFLTDARTHRGTSGAPVVMRVANPPAAYDDLPWMLLGVHSARLDVGGRDINLDEALGLNCAWYSDILLTLTGS; the protein is encoded by the coding sequence ATGATCGAATCCCTTCTCCTGACGAGCGTGCGCATCGTAACCTTCGATGGGCAGCGGCAGCTGACCAACGCGAGCGGATTCTTCTTCGCCGTCGATCAGAAGCTGTTTCTGGTCACCAGCAGGCATGTGCTGTACGACAAGTCCTCGGGGCACTGTCCCGATCGTATCGAGCTGGAACTGCATACCAATCCGGACAACCTGGCCGAATCGACCGGTTTTTCGGTCCCCTTGTTCCGCGACGGCCGCAGCCTGTGGCGTCAGGGCTGCGATGCGGCGGGCAGCATCGACGTCGCGGTGATCGAAATGGAGCGCGGCGCGCTGCCGGACAAGATGGCCTACCGCGCATTCACTCCTGCTCATCTGCCGGGACGGCTCGACTCCGTCGAGATCGGCGCCTCGTTGCTGGTGGTGGGTTTCCCGCTCGGGTTTCACGACACGCTGCATCACATGCCGGTCGTGCGCCAGGCCGTCGTGGCGTCGTCGTTCGGGCTGCGGTTTCAGGGCGAGGGCTATTTCCTCACGGACGCGCGCACCCACCGGGGCACCAGCGGCGCACCCGTGGTCATGCGTGTCGCCAATCCGCCCGCAGCCTACGACGATCTGCCCTGGATGCTGCTCGGAGTGCATTCGGCGCGGCTCGACGTCGGTGGCCGTGACATCAATCTCGACGAGGCCTTGGGACTGAACTGTGCTTGGTACTCGGATATTCTGCTAACGTTGACAGGATCATAA
- a CDS encoding alkene reductase, which yields MNAPLPHAVSGVDNLKLFQPARIGDIEVANRIVMAPLTRSRADEAKGDLPGSPMNVEYYRQRSNAGLIISEGTQVSPIGKGYMATPGIYSDAQVEGWKPITQAVHEAGSKIVAQIWHVGRITHPDLTGGVQPVAPSAVKPNVFAYTHNGKVEVPQPRALSIEEIAEVVQQFRRAAANAIRAGFDGVEIHGANGYLVDQFLRDGANKRTDQYGGSIENRARFALEVIDAVVAEIGAGRVGIRLSPVTPANDLSDSNPQAVFGHLIEELNKRGIAFIHFVEGATGGPRDVPGFDFAWARKTFKGSYIANNGYDREMAIEAVESGRADAVAFGRLFIANPDLVQRLIHNAALNTPNPKTFYTPGPVGYTDYPLRDTVSA from the coding sequence ATGAACGCTCCCTTGCCCCACGCCGTCAGCGGCGTCGACAACCTCAAGCTCTTCCAACCCGCCCGAATCGGCGACATCGAAGTCGCGAATCGTATCGTGATGGCCCCCCTGACCCGGAGCCGCGCCGACGAAGCGAAGGGCGACCTTCCGGGCAGCCCGATGAATGTCGAGTACTATCGCCAGCGCAGCAACGCCGGCCTGATCATCAGCGAGGGCACGCAGGTCTCCCCGATCGGCAAGGGCTATATGGCCACGCCCGGCATCTACTCCGACGCGCAGGTCGAAGGCTGGAAGCCGATCACACAAGCCGTCCATGAAGCGGGTTCGAAGATCGTTGCCCAGATCTGGCACGTGGGCCGCATCACGCACCCGGACCTCACCGGCGGCGTCCAACCGGTTGCCCCGTCGGCGGTCAAGCCCAACGTGTTTGCCTACACGCATAACGGCAAGGTCGAGGTGCCCCAGCCGCGCGCGCTGAGCATCGAGGAGATCGCCGAAGTCGTTCAGCAATTCCGCCGGGCCGCGGCCAACGCGATCCGGGCCGGCTTCGATGGCGTGGAGATCCACGGCGCCAACGGCTATCTCGTCGATCAGTTCCTGCGCGACGGCGCGAACAAGCGCACCGACCAGTACGGAGGCTCGATCGAGAACCGTGCGCGCTTCGCCCTCGAAGTGATCGATGCGGTTGTCGCGGAGATTGGCGCCGGCCGCGTCGGCATTCGCCTGTCGCCGGTCACGCCGGCGAACGATCTGTCCGACAGCAACCCGCAGGCTGTCTTCGGCCACCTGATCGAAGAACTGAACAAGCGCGGCATCGCCTTCATCCACTTCGTCGAGGGCGCAACCGGCGGTCCGCGTGACGTCCCGGGTTTCGACTTCGCGTGGGCGCGCAAGACCTTCAAGGGCAGCTACATCGCGAACAACGGCTACGATCGCGAAATGGCAATCGAGGCGGTGGAGTCGGGCAGGGCGGACGCCGTCGCATTCGGTCGCCTCTTCATCGCGAATCCGGACCTCGTCCAGCGCCTGATTCACAACGCGGCGTTGAACACGCCGAACCCGAAAACCTTCTACACTCCGGGACCTGTCGGCTACACCGACTATCCCCTCCGGGATACGGTGTCGGCATAA
- a CDS encoding LysR family transcriptional regulator encodes MDRLRLMETFVRVVETGNFSAVAREARTTQSAISKQVQALEALVGVPLLTRSTRSHSLTEAGQLYYERCKQVLDTLEEARLEVHRAEREISGVLRVAAPAAFGRLHIVPRLPAFYERYPRLKVDLQLDDSFVDLVVAGADLAFRVGELKDSRLVARRIGRAHRATLASPAYIERYGEPRQPDDLPRHNCLIYTGLATMNEWIYLDAEDKPHSVRVDGNFQSNSSEAIREAVCAGLGVSYSPLWVFGDDIRAGRVMRVMTDFRPPSLPLNVVFQPARRPSLKINCFVDFFADAFSRDPDIAQMLGASA; translated from the coding sequence ATGGACCGGCTGCGTTTGATGGAAACCTTCGTACGGGTCGTCGAGACCGGCAACTTCTCGGCCGTCGCCCGCGAGGCGCGCACCACGCAGTCGGCGATCAGCAAGCAGGTGCAGGCGCTCGAAGCGCTCGTCGGCGTGCCGCTGCTGACCCGCTCGACGCGCAGTCATTCACTGACCGAGGCCGGCCAGCTTTACTACGAGCGCTGCAAGCAGGTGCTCGACACGCTCGAGGAGGCGCGGCTCGAGGTCCATCGCGCCGAGCGCGAAATCTCCGGCGTCCTCCGCGTCGCTGCTCCCGCGGCCTTCGGCCGCCTGCATATCGTGCCTCGCTTGCCTGCGTTCTATGAGCGTTATCCCCGGCTCAAGGTCGACCTGCAACTCGACGACAGCTTCGTCGATCTCGTCGTCGCCGGCGCCGATCTCGCATTCCGCGTCGGCGAATTGAAGGACAGCCGACTCGTCGCCCGCCGCATCGGCCGGGCCCATCGCGCGACGCTGGCCTCGCCCGCCTACATCGAGCGATACGGCGAGCCCCGGCAGCCCGACGATCTGCCGCGGCATAACTGTTTGATCTACACAGGCCTCGCCACGATGAACGAATGGATCTACCTCGACGCCGAGGACAAGCCACACAGCGTTCGCGTCGACGGCAATTTCCAGTCGAACAGCTCGGAGGCCATCCGCGAGGCGGTGTGTGCGGGCTTGGGCGTCTCATACTCGCCGCTGTGGGTCTTCGGTGACGACATTCGTGCCGGTCGCGTCATGCGCGTCATGACGGACTTCCGGCCGCCCTCTTTGCCCTTGAACGTCGTATTCCAGCCCGCCCGCCGGCCATCGCTGAAGATCAACTGCTTCGTCGATTTCTTCGCCGACGCGTTCAGCCGGGACCCCGACATCGCGCAAATGCTTGGTGCCTCGGCCTAA
- a CDS encoding ROK family transcriptional regulator: MATAQIGRGRNSVRLRRYNERLLLQVLRRSGEASKADLARRTHLTSTAIGGIIQSLEESELIVYTGRRTEGQRGQPATLIDLNPKGAFGIGVRLDRDSIETALLDFGGQILARRVHEGTLPSPDETLKLVLEDIEEVLKAITPDERERLAGIGVAQPFNLGAWLRELNLQNPDFRAWDDVDFAFELGEAAGLPVFSENDGNAAAIAELFYGCGREFDDFIYVFMGPVIGCGVALNGDCLRGVTGNAGDIAVMPVPPSRLPSAQAPKGKWDLLLSRASLSALGRHLRHSGAEVNCHADLERHIRAHHPAVEEWVEDCIDALAPAVRSALCILDVPVVVFDADVDAGLVDLLRRRLAQALADTAPEARGVPELVRGSFGSDAGAIGAASLPMFFSFSPRAELLGSGAKSTEEMRDGE, from the coding sequence ATGGCAACTGCCCAAATCGGGCGCGGCCGCAACTCCGTGCGGCTGCGGCGCTACAACGAACGCCTGCTGTTGCAGGTATTGCGCCGTTCCGGGGAGGCCTCGAAGGCCGACCTCGCGCGCCGCACCCACCTCACCAGCACCGCAATCGGCGGCATCATCCAGTCCCTCGAAGAGAGCGAGCTGATCGTCTATACGGGCCGCCGCACGGAAGGACAGCGCGGCCAGCCGGCGACACTGATCGACCTCAACCCGAAGGGCGCCTTCGGCATCGGCGTGCGTCTCGACCGCGACTCGATCGAGACGGCGCTGCTGGATTTCGGCGGCCAGATCCTGGCTCGCCGTGTACATGAAGGCACGCTGCCCTCGCCGGACGAGACGCTGAAGCTGGTGCTCGAGGACATCGAGGAAGTGCTGAAGGCGATCACGCCTGACGAGCGCGAGCGCCTGGCCGGGATCGGCGTGGCGCAACCGTTCAACCTCGGTGCGTGGCTGCGCGAGCTGAATCTGCAGAACCCGGACTTCCGCGCGTGGGACGACGTCGACTTCGCCTTCGAGCTCGGCGAGGCGGCCGGCCTGCCGGTTTTCAGCGAAAACGACGGCAACGCGGCTGCGATCGCGGAACTCTTCTATGGCTGTGGCCGCGAGTTCGACGATTTCATCTATGTCTTCATGGGCCCGGTCATCGGCTGCGGCGTCGCCCTCAATGGGGACTGTCTGCGCGGCGTGACCGGAAACGCGGGCGACATCGCCGTGATGCCCGTCCCGCCGAGCCGCCTGCCGTCCGCGCAGGCGCCAAAAGGCAAGTGGGACCTGCTGTTGTCGCGCGCCTCGCTCAGTGCATTAGGTCGGCATTTGCGCCATTCGGGCGCCGAAGTGAATTGCCACGCGGATCTGGAACGCCACATCCGCGCCCACCACCCGGCCGTCGAGGAATGGGTCGAAGACTGCATCGATGCGCTGGCGCCGGCCGTGCGTTCCGCGCTGTGCATTCTGGACGTGCCGGTCGTCGTGTTCGACGCCGACGTCGATGCGGGTCTCGTCGATCTGCTGCGGCGCCGGCTCGCGCAGGCTCTGGCCGACACCGCACCCGAAGCGCGTGGCGTGCCGGAACTGGTCCGCGGCTCCTTCGGCTCGGATGCGGGTGCGATCGGCGCCGCGAGCCTGCCCATGTTCTTCAGCTTCTCGCCGCGTGCCGAACTTCTCGGCAGCGGCGCCAAATCGACGGAGGAAATGCGCGATGGCGAATGA
- a CDS encoding sugar ABC transporter ATP-binding protein, whose amino-acid sequence MANDSTRRPVLEMRGISKTFPGVRALRDVSLTLYPGEVHSLMGENGAGKSTLMKILSGAYQADDGGEIRIDGEPVVIDGPLAAKALGVAVIYQELTLCASLTVAENIYLGRELRTSGRIDRHAMEAGCADILTRLGATFGPRTLVADLSIAERQLVEIARAIHANARILVMDEPTTPLSSRETDKLFDLIRQLRADGLAIVYVSHRMAEIYELSDCVSVLRDGTYVGTLDRSELSADSLVQMMVGRDLSGFYKKDHKAYEPGAVVMSVRNMRDDRRVRGCSFDLHAGEVLGIAGLVGAGRTELARLIFGADERTGGELVVDGIPVRLKTPLDAIRAGVVYLTEDRKGRGLFLDMSVRDNINVCACSDDARPGGMLNLAKARERAKAAIRDLAIRVPNARVNVGALSGGNQQKVLLSRLLEIKPRVLILDEPTRGVDIGAKSEIYRIINDLANRGVGVIVISSELPEIVGTADRVLVMREGELVGELGGYSGAPITQEAIIELATGASPQTLPQAA is encoded by the coding sequence ATGGCGAATGATTCCACCCGCCGCCCCGTGCTCGAAATGCGCGGCATCTCGAAGACCTTTCCCGGCGTGCGTGCGCTACGCGACGTGTCGCTGACGCTTTATCCCGGCGAGGTCCATTCGCTGATGGGCGAAAACGGCGCCGGCAAATCGACGCTGATGAAGATTCTTTCGGGCGCCTACCAGGCCGACGACGGCGGCGAGATCCGCATCGACGGAGAGCCGGTCGTGATCGACGGTCCTCTGGCAGCGAAGGCGCTGGGGGTCGCGGTGATCTACCAGGAACTCACGCTATGCGCGAGCCTGACGGTAGCCGAAAATATCTACCTCGGTCGCGAATTGCGCACCAGCGGCCGCATCGACCGCCACGCGATGGAAGCCGGATGCGCCGACATCCTGACCCGGCTCGGCGCCACCTTCGGCCCGCGCACGCTCGTCGCCGACCTGTCGATCGCGGAGCGCCAGCTCGTCGAGATCGCCCGCGCGATCCACGCAAACGCCCGCATCCTTGTGATGGACGAGCCGACGACGCCGCTGTCCTCGCGCGAAACCGACAAGCTCTTCGACCTGATCCGCCAACTGCGTGCCGACGGCCTTGCGATCGTCTATGTGAGCCACCGCATGGCGGAGATCTACGAGCTGTCGGACTGCGTGTCGGTGCTGCGCGACGGCACCTATGTCGGCACACTCGACCGTAGCGAGCTGTCGGCGGATTCGCTCGTCCAGATGATGGTCGGACGCGATCTCTCGGGCTTCTACAAGAAGGACCACAAGGCCTACGAACCCGGTGCCGTGGTGATGTCGGTGCGCAACATGCGCGACGACCGGCGCGTGCGCGGCTGCAGCTTCGACCTGCATGCGGGCGAAGTGCTGGGCATCGCCGGTCTCGTCGGAGCCGGACGCACCGAACTTGCGCGCCTGATCTTCGGCGCCGACGAGCGGACCGGCGGCGAGCTCGTCGTCGATGGCATCCCGGTTCGGCTGAAGACGCCGCTCGACGCGATCCGCGCGGGTGTCGTGTATCTGACTGAAGACCGCAAGGGCCGCGGCCTCTTCCTCGACATGAGCGTGCGCGACAACATCAATGTGTGCGCCTGCTCGGACGACGCCCGCCCCGGCGGCATGCTGAACCTGGCGAAGGCGCGCGAGCGGGCGAAGGCCGCGATCCGCGATCTCGCGATCCGGGTGCCGAACGCACGCGTGAACGTCGGCGCGCTGTCCGGTGGCAACCAGCAAAAGGTGCTGCTCTCGCGCCTGCTGGAGATCAAGCCCCGCGTGCTGATCCTCGACGAGCCGACGCGTGGTGTCGACATCGGCGCCAAGTCCGAGATCTACCGGATCATCAACGATCTCGCCAACCGCGGCGTCGGCGTGATCGTGATTTCGAGCGAACTGCCGGAAATCGTCGGCACCGCTGACCGCGTGCTCGTGATGCGCGAAGGCGAACTCGTCGGCGAGCTGGGCGGCTATTCCGGCGCCCCGATTACCCAGGAAGCCATCATCGAGTTGGCCACCGGGGCCAGCCCCCAGACCCTGCCGCAGGCCGCCTGA
- a CDS encoding ribose ABC transporter permease has translation MSNAPASTPSSLAGSPRAAVQSTPRERFQSLMRAVGMLPVLILLAVGFGMLAEGFLTAQNISIIAQQASINIVLAAGMTFVILTAGIDLSVGSVLAVAAVLAVMTSTIPGGGVLGILAGLGAGLAFGLLNGSLVAFAKLPPFIVTLGALTAVRGIARLIGNDQTVFNPDLPFAFIGNDNLLGVPWLVWIAAAVIAASWFILRRTVLGLHVYSVGSNPEAARLSGIKVWKVLLFVYAMSGLLAGLGAVMTSARLLAANGLQLGQSYELDAIAAVILGGTSFVGGVGSIVGTLIGALIIAVLTNGLVLLGVSDIWQYIIKGLVIIGAVALDRYRQSGART, from the coding sequence ATGAGCAACGCCCCCGCCTCAACCCCCAGCTCCCTCGCCGGTTCGCCGCGAGCCGCCGTTCAATCGACGCCGCGCGAGCGCTTTCAGTCCCTGATGCGCGCCGTCGGCATGCTGCCGGTCCTGATCCTGCTGGCCGTGGGATTCGGGATGCTCGCCGAGGGCTTCCTCACCGCGCAGAACATCTCCATCATCGCGCAGCAGGCATCGATCAACATCGTGCTCGCCGCGGGCATGACCTTCGTGATCCTGACCGCCGGCATCGATCTGTCGGTCGGCTCGGTGCTCGCCGTCGCCGCGGTGCTCGCGGTAATGACCTCCACGATACCTGGCGGCGGCGTGCTCGGCATCCTCGCCGGGCTTGGCGCGGGGCTCGCGTTCGGTCTGCTCAACGGCAGTCTCGTCGCCTTCGCGAAGCTCCCGCCCTTCATCGTCACGCTCGGCGCGCTGACTGCGGTCCGCGGCATCGCACGGCTGATCGGCAACGACCAGACCGTCTTCAACCCCGACCTGCCCTTCGCCTTCATCGGCAACGACAACCTGCTCGGCGTGCCCTGGCTGGTGTGGATCGCCGCTGCGGTGATCGCCGCATCATGGTTCATCCTGCGCCGCACGGTGCTGGGACTGCACGTCTACTCGGTCGGCAGCAATCCTGAAGCGGCGCGCCTGTCCGGCATCAAGGTCTGGAAAGTGCTGCTCTTCGTCTATGCGATGTCGGGCCTGCTCGCTGGTCTCGGCGCGGTGATGACCTCGGCGCGCCTGCTCGCGGCGAACGGGCTGCAGCTCGGCCAGTCCTACGAGCTCGACGCGATCGCCGCGGTGATTCTCGGCGGCACGAGCTTCGTCGGCGGTGTCGGTTCGATCGTCGGTACGTTGATCGGTGCGCTGATCATCGCGGTTCTGACCAACGGCTTGGTGCTGCTCGGCGTCTCGGACATCTGGCAATACATCATCAAGGGTCTCGTGATCATCGGCGCCGTCGCGCTCGATCGCTACCGCCAGAGCGGCGCCCGCACCTGA
- a CDS encoding ABC transporter substrate-binding protein: protein MFHRKALVAGIALALVTGASQAREIKSVGVTVGSLGNPFFVTIAKGAEAKVKELNPNAKVITASADYDLNKQFTQIDNFISAGVDLILLNAADAKAIEPAVRKAQKAGIAVIAVDVAAAGADATVQTDNVQAGKIACEHIVKRLNGQGNVIIQNGPQVSAVVDRVKGCKGVFAATPGIKVLSDDQDGKGSREGGMNVMLGHLTRFPKLDAVFTINDPQAIGTDLAARQLKRKGIVITSVDGAPDIENALKSDTQVEASASQDPWAMAQQAVVIGNDVLNGKKPANPMVLIPSTLVTRDNVSGYKGWSSPR from the coding sequence ATGTTCCACCGCAAGGCACTCGTCGCCGGCATCGCGCTGGCCCTCGTCACCGGCGCCAGCCAGGCACGCGAAATCAAGTCCGTCGGCGTCACCGTCGGCTCGCTCGGCAACCCCTTCTTCGTCACGATCGCCAAGGGCGCGGAAGCGAAGGTCAAGGAGCTGAACCCGAACGCGAAGGTCATCACCGCGTCGGCCGATTACGATCTCAACAAGCAATTCACGCAGATCGACAACTTTATCTCCGCGGGCGTTGACCTCATCCTGCTCAACGCAGCCGACGCCAAGGCGATCGAGCCGGCAGTGCGCAAGGCGCAGAAGGCCGGCATCGCGGTGATCGCAGTCGATGTCGCCGCCGCCGGTGCGGATGCGACGGTGCAGACCGACAACGTGCAGGCGGGGAAGATCGCGTGCGAGCACATCGTCAAGCGCCTGAACGGCCAGGGTAACGTAATCATCCAGAACGGGCCGCAGGTGTCGGCCGTCGTCGATCGCGTGAAGGGCTGCAAGGGCGTGTTCGCCGCCACACCCGGCATCAAAGTCCTCTCCGACGACCAGGACGGCAAGGGCTCGCGCGAAGGCGGCATGAACGTGATGCTCGGCCACCTGACGCGCTTCCCGAAGCTCGACGCCGTCTTCACGATCAACGACCCGCAGGCGATCGGCACCGACCTCGCCGCGCGCCAGTTGAAGCGCAAGGGCATCGTGATCACGTCCGTCGATGGCGCGCCCGACATCGAGAACGCCCTCAAGTCCGACACCCAGGTCGAAGCCTCGGCGAGCCAGGATCCGTGGGCGATGGCGCAGCAGGCGGTGGTGATCGGCAACGACGTGCTCAACGGCAAGAAGCCCGCGAACCCGATGGTGCTGATCCCCTCGACGCTCGTCACGCGCGACAACGTGTCCGGCTACAAGGGCTGGTCCTCGCCCCGCTAA
- a CDS encoding carbohydrate kinase produces MFLVCGEALFDVFIGSETDNALHLDARPGGSPFNVAIGLARLGQRVAFLSGIAKDMLGDRLVRTLAREGVDTRPCPRFDAPTTLGMIELDAAGVPHYAFYGNGAADRLLSAAQLPELDDDVRAIHVGSYATAVEPVASALETLLRRERDRRLIAYDPNVRLNVEPSLERWHERADTLAGLAHLVKISDEDLHLLYGEIDEAALAARWLAAGAKLIVVTRGADGASAWNAIGRTDVRAPRITAVDTVGAGDTFQAAMLSHLAETDRLEPAALAAMDADALTRLLDFAARAAAITCSRRGADMPRRAELGNAC; encoded by the coding sequence ATGTTCCTCGTTTGCGGCGAAGCTCTGTTCGACGTCTTCATCGGTTCCGAGACCGACAACGCCCTGCATCTGGACGCGCGCCCCGGCGGCTCGCCCTTCAACGTCGCCATCGGGCTCGCGCGCCTCGGACAGCGGGTCGCGTTCCTGAGCGGAATCGCGAAGGACATGCTGGGCGACCGGCTCGTCCGGACGCTCGCCCGCGAGGGGGTGGATACGCGGCCCTGCCCGCGCTTCGACGCGCCGACCACGCTCGGCATGATCGAGCTCGACGCGGCCGGCGTGCCGCACTACGCCTTCTACGGCAACGGCGCCGCCGACCGGCTGCTGTCGGCGGCGCAACTGCCCGAGCTGGACGACGACGTCCGCGCGATCCACGTCGGCTCCTATGCGACGGCGGTGGAGCCCGTCGCGAGCGCGCTCGAGACCTTGCTGCGACGCGAGCGCGACCGCCGGCTGATCGCCTACGATCCGAACGTGCGGCTCAACGTCGAGCCCTCGCTGGAGCGCTGGCACGAACGGGCCGACACGCTGGCAGGCCTCGCGCATCTCGTGAAGATCAGCGACGAGGACCTGCACCTGCTATACGGCGAGATTGACGAGGCGGCGCTCGCAGCACGGTGGCTCGCCGCCGGGGCGAAGCTCATCGTCGTCACGCGCGGCGCGGACGGGGCCAGCGCGTGGAACGCGATCGGGCGCACGGACGTGCGGGCGCCGCGGATCACTGCCGTCGATACCGTAGGCGCCGGCGACACCTTCCAGGCCGCGATGCTGTCCCATCTCGCCGAAACCGACCGGCTCGAGCCCGCGGCGCTCGCCGCGATGGATGCCGACGCCCTCACCCGCCTCCTCGACTTCGCTGCACGCGCCGCGGCAATCACCTGTTCGCGGCGGGGAGCGGACATGCCGCGACGGGCGGAACTCGGCAACGCCTGCTAG